From the Saccharomycodes ludwigii strain NBRC 1722 chromosome I, whole genome shotgun sequence genome, one window contains:
- the NPR2 gene encoding nitrogen permease regulating protein NPR2 (similar to Saccharomyces cerevisiae YEL062W | NPR2 | Nitrogen Permease Regulator), protein MSLKFDDIQPIHTVFYAVFHPMEGTKISFQFPESNLSKANVNFNTIKNYVIPKPQLCNKLLTFKYGNYRIVGYPVNVKAPYYARNSFNFNFVYVFPYDCATTPYEPSIERLGKMFSVLEEQSQILSKAEMDPVYFQVKSNKIKGLDDINTQDKSSPDVCSNTTNEKYNDIINEILGGSPQLCIPDFLTKLYQDLNNYSECLIPIDPGNSIDIKLFPLLAPPTASVSVEDVPITTVNLTKLIDANWDPTMLKIVPYINGVNSIAKIAKISDSDVNLVIECVNHLIYYNCVLILDIFQFSNIYAPTSDISKFLTNPLLANECQKYIITRNTEFLSLDFNKKSSFSQQKPTMRTLHSSSTINSNTKKRLPSISSSSSNFDNKLSTSSLSSTFSKNRNSLDFSVTRDDSNNTILLPTKSCIFDLYRSLSQGKLLKDWYRENIQTLKSNNIDIRRFIVFGITRGLIYRCYSYPLLKNSVELFNVININSEDFKKFMKNKKNKEKKLFSTADIKPDMETFSTLKKQNSGSINSKLTAELRPENIADEILKEVYQKLNSKKQNLENERRITNPLSILHSTRSNSDPSSSAISRERSQKVSRRNKVLFDTISNDSDAGEGSINTETKERDSKDIEILIKCLRNADSMDRICTVLQKDREEVENLLHDISTYSLVNS, encoded by the coding sequence ATGAGCTTAAAATTTGATGATATCCAACCTATACATACTGTTTTTTACGCAGTTTTTCATCCCATGGAAGGAACAAAAATCAGTTTTCAATTTCCAGAATCTAACCTGAGCAAAGCAAATGTAAACTTTAACACTATAAAAAACTATGTTATTCCCAAGCCGCAGTTATGCAACAAATTATTGACATTCAAATACGGGAATTACAGGATTGTAGGCTATCCTGTGAATGTAAAAGCTCCTTATTATGCTAGAAATtcgtttaattttaattttgtttacgTGTTTCCATATGATTGCGCAACAACTCCTTACGAACCGTCCATTGAAAGATTGGGCAAAATGTTTAGTGTTTTGGAGGAACAGTCCCAAATTCTCTCAAAGGCCGAGATGGATCCTGTTTATTTTCAGGTAAAAtccaataaaatcaaaGGGCTAGACGATATCAATACACAAGATAAATCATCACCAGATGTCTGTAGTAATACTactaatgaaaaatataatgataTCATAAATGAAATTTTGGGAGGATCGCCTCAATTATGTATACCAGACTTTTTAACTAAGCTTTATCAGGATTTGAATAACTATTCAGAATGTTTGATTCCAATCGATCCAGGTAACTCGATCGATATAAAGTTGTTTCCATTATTAGCACCACCTACTGCCTCAGTATCTGTAGAAGATGTTCCTATAACAACTGTAAACTTAACCAAACTAATCGATGCGAACTGGGACCCAACCATGCTAAAAATTGTCCCATATATAAATGGGGTCAACAGCATAGCGaaaatagcaaaaataAGCGATAGTGATGTGAATTTAGTTATAGAGTGTGTTAATCATTTGATTTATTACAATTGTGTTTTGATCCTTGATATATTTCAGTTTAGCAATATATATGCGCCAACATCTGatatttccaaatttttaacCAACCCTTTATTAGCAAATGAGTGTCaaaagtatattataaCAAGAAACACCGAATTTTTGTCGTTAgatttcaacaaaaaatctAGTTTTAGTCAGCAAAAGCCAACAATGAGGACTCTCCATTCAAGCAGTACAATAAATAGCAAcactaaaaaaagattgcCATCAATATCTTCTAGTTCCTCGAATTTTGACAATAAGCTTTCTACCTCCTCTTTGTCATCAACCTTCTCCAAAAACAGAAACTCGTTAGACTTTAGCGTTACAAGAGATGATTCCAACAACACAATTTTGTTGCCAACAAAATCATGCATATTTGATTTATACAGATCTCTATCTCAGGGgaaacttttaaaagattGGTATAGAGAAAATATACAGACactaaaatcaaataatattgatatcAGGAGATTTATAGTATTTGGCATTACAAGAGGACTAATTTACAGATGCTATTCGTATCCgcttttaaaaaacagTGTTGAATTGTTTAATGtgattaatattaattccgaagattttaaaaaattcatgaaaaataagaaaaataaggaaaaaaaactattttcAACAGCCGACATTAAGCCAGATATGGAAACTTTTTctactttaaaaaaacaaaattctGGATCTATTAATAGTAAATTGACAGCAGAGTTAAGACCCGAAAACATTGCCGACGAGATATTAAAAGAGGTTTACCAGAAACTGAATAGCAAAAAgcaaaatttggaaaatgaaaGACGAATTACAAACCCACTCTCCATTCTTCATAGCACCAGAAGTAATAGTGATCCAAGTTCCTCTGCAATTTCTAGAGAGCGATCACAAAAGGTATCTAGAAGAAACAAAGTTCTGTTTGACACTATTTCTAACGACAGTGACGCAGGAGAAGGATCGATCAACACAGAGACAAAGGAGAGGGATTCTAAGGACatagaaatattaataaaatgtcTTCGTAATGCAGATTCTATGGATCGTATTTGTACAGTATTACAAAAAGATAGAGAAGAAGTAGAAAACTTGCTTCACGATATTTCAACTTATAGTTTAGTAAATAGctaa
- the TSR3 gene encoding ribosome biogenesis protein TSR3 (similar to Saccharomyces cerevisiae YOR006C | TSR3 | Twenty S rRNA accumulation): MGKGKNKNHDDKPRSSRGSNGHSIRHNHKRMEMRHTGGSSISKFPVKLAMWDFDHCDPKRCSGKKLERLGLIKSLKVGQKFQGIVVSPSGKSVVCPADKSIVEENGAAVVECSWARLEEVPFERIGGKHERLLPYLVAANQVNYGRPWRLNCVEALAACFAIVGRTDLAEQLLSNFSWGLGFLELNRELLEIYQRCTDSDSVKKAEEEWLALIEREHEERKNQLRNEDLWSTGNVNRKPNHTEDHDLLENSDDINYNTANLEFDSLGNIVANPTKELKYDRLGNIIESDTLDEQAVELQEEEEEEIPTLVKSVDNLRI, from the coding sequence ATGGGCAAaggcaaaaataaaaaccatGATGATAAACCAAGATCCTCACGTGGATCAAATGGCCATAGTATAAGACATAATCATAAGAGAATGGAAATGAGACATACTGGTGGTTCTTCCATTTCTAAATTTCCCGTTAAACTAGCCATGTGGGATTTCGATCATTGTGATCCTAAAAGATGCAGTgggaaaaaattagaaagaTTAGGGCTAATAAAATCGTTAAAAGTTGGCCAAAAATTTCAAGGCATTGTTGTATCACCGTCAGGTAAATCAGTGGTTTGTCCGGCAGATAAATCAATAGTAGAGGAAAATGGGGCTGCAGTGGTGGAATGTTCTTGGGCTCGTCTAGAGGAAGTTCCATTTGAAAGAATAGGTGGCAAACACGAAAGATTGTTACCTTATTTGGTTGCTGCAAACCAAGTCAACTATGGAAGACCTTGGAGGTTGAATTGTGTTGAGGCTTTGGCCGCTTGTTTTGCTATTGTCGGACGAACTGATTTGGCTGAGCAATTGTTATCTAATTTTTCCTGGGGGTTAGGTTTTTTGGAGTTAAATAGAGAATTACTTGAAATCTATCAACGTTGTACGGATTCGGACTCTGTGAAAAAGGCAGAAGAAGAGTGGTTAGCTCTAATAGAAAGGGAACATGAAGAGCGTAAAAATCAATTAAGAAATGAAGATCTCTGGTCAACAGGGAATGTCAATAGAAAACCAAACCATACAGAAGATCACgatttattagaaaatagCGAcgatataaattataacaCCGCCAACCTTGAATTTGATTCATTAGGCAATATTGTTGCCAATCCAACAAAGGAGTTAAAATATGATCGTTTGGGTAATATAATTGAATCTGATACTTTGGATGAACAGGCTGTGGAACTtcaagaagaagaagaggaagaaatTCCAACTTTGGTTAAGAGTGTTGATAATTTACGTATATAA
- a CDS encoding uncharacterized protein (similar to Saccharomyces cerevisiae YML002W | putative protein of unknown function): protein MSNDRLPQLPTLLNPLINALFNCPNPKTSPLSKIFEKLKFQNFILLVPPFEQLLKYDTHSQIPIKLCEEFVSSHILVTSDDPNNNWYKTLNNKESNIRISDFNIILNNVRRIKILDVQYFPNFNDYFFADSHFLFLFIDICLVDNNNILNCLLPQNIQIVNNPLDSEEEETENGETLKFERFLALHQDVTNSLKSSLDFQLKELKHSYKKHSFDEISKAFSGIIDQSIEFCKNKKEFKDLPNLQETVSEYVEKCCYKPIISIIKQVTKNDRIFLSAISQISLNVLSTPLYLENNDSAFSLKTVIDYERRIDKAVLLIKEISKRKLHREKCELLLKVLKCLSADEFLDADTLLSLLILCLCRSDSHSLYEQLIYLQHFSIYEETVSFGPAAYAISTYAGALSFIEQSLRDEGGILTICECVYSFWEIVKGGQLDDLKMFLDRNKVITDVEFLVKTRTFKGESFISLCSQNLEYGGDIFTWVYESNPEFFALEDILEDRDKDNRTLLLQSLKYENTKMTEIIMNLLCENCTKMEMSVFINATENSTNRTCGHYFGFDLNGLKKVGLLLDWDIKDNLGYTPLFSLLRSYDHPQYEILVDISLRLCISSYSLKHLSFDFYYHVDKKGNSLLHILKSNLKEVLQLKNIDVNARNSSGMTPLMVFSKYNRVQNIRDIVTDDRVMLHARVDSPKKYIGMSCFDFVKSPVIMDILGRNIIPFKDMERKPVFLSLRLEGTTWVLSMSLKGNNREVLVTKHSLKCFKAFVFLHKKKYKYSFLSHDIILNNIPISTEKSEMLLGDFRKLQINKIFSYWDKIVFGICLNDKDFLDGLLLNDHQMVKYLKQKVNEVDAQKSVRHVPSAKYKLMNNEEVLSIKMFLRFAINELHNLKKEVSILKKLLIFYPLKMKDIVESDYILLKKIMEPLYGKIFDSTFETLKTDILKLHDYPFSESILAVNFFYICIEKLITKIQKSTTTTIQSWFLLHVEYLENEKQYNRSNPDYKKSGGQVWPTMVEDYLEENRQMYKNKAYISLKNAFEKLRTIDTQLRNEHVNLAEEINNFMASKNTFLFSTVIVDISKKMLVSQKGKLLKLKQIKDRIGKL, encoded by the coding sequence ATGTCGAATGATAGATTGCCACAACTTCCAACTTTATTAAATCCACTAATTAATGCACTTTTCAATTGTCCTAATCCCAAAACATCACCTCTatctaaaatttttgaaaaattgaaattccaaaattttatacTATTAGTCCCACCATTTGAGCAACTATTAAAGTACGATACACATTCACAAATACCTATAAAACTATGCGAAGAATTCGTCAGTTCCCATATACTGGTAACTTCAGATGATCCAAACAATAATTGGTACAAAACATTGAATAATAAGGAAAGCAACATAAGAATAAgtgattttaatataatacTGAATAACGTCAGGAGGATAAAGATACTTGATGTCCAATATTTCCCGAATTttaatgattatttttttgctgATTCtcactttttatttttattcatagATATATGTCTAGtagacaataataacatattGAATTGTTTGTTGCCacaaaatatacaaatcGTAAACAATCCATTAGACtcagaagaagaggaaacTGAAAATGGGGAAACCCTTAAATTTGAGCGTTTTCTAGCTCTTCACCAGGATGTGACCAATAGTCTCAAATCCAGTTTAGACTTTCAATTGAAAGAACTGAAGCATTCCTACAAAAAACATAGCTTTGATGAAATATCCAAAGCTTTCTCAGGGATAATTGACCAAAGTATAGAgttttgtaaaaataaaaaagaatttaaagATCTTCCTAATTTACAAGAAACAGTCTCAGAATATGTAGAAAAGTGTTGTTACAAACCTATAATAAGTATCATAAAACAGGTAACCAAGAATGATAGGATTTTTTTGTCTGCAATTAGCCAAATATCACTAAATGTTTTATCAACTCCTTTATACTTGGAGAACAACGATAGTgcattttcattaaaaactGTTATAGATTATGAAAGAAGAATAGACAAAGCTGTTTTACTAATTAAGGAGATTTCAAAAAGAAAGCTTCATAGAGAAAAATGTGAGTTATTGTTAAAAGTACTTAAATGTCTTTCAGCAGATGAATTTTTAGATGCAGACACATTGCTTTCTTTGCTAATTCTATGTTTATGCAGATCTGATAGCCATTCTTTATATGAGCAGTTAATCTATTTACAACATTTTAGTATATATGAGGAAACTGTTTCATTTGGTCCTGCCGCATATGCTATTTCAACTTATGCCGGCGCTTTATCCTTCATAGAGCAGTCTTTGAGAGACGAAGGCGGGATTTTAACTATATGTGAGTGTGTTTATAGTTTTTGGGAAATTGTGAAGGGTGGCCAATTAGACGACttgaaaatgtttttagATCGAAACAAAGTAATAACAGACGTTGAATTTTTGGTTAAAACAAGGACTTTTAAGGGGGAATCGTTTATTTCTCTTTGTTCACAAAATCTGGAATATGGGGGTGACATTTTTACATGGGTTTATGAAAGCAATCCAGAATTTTTTGCATTGGAAGATATCTTAGAGGATAGAGATAAGGACAATCGTACTCTACTTTTACAAAGTCTAAAATACGAAAATACCAAAATGACAGAAATTATAATGAATTTGTTATGTGAGAACTGCACGAAGATGGAAATGTCTGTTTTTATCAATGCCACAGAAAACTCAACCAACAGGACGTGTGGTCATTATTTTGGATTTGACCTAAACGGCTTGAAAAAAGTTGGCTTGTTACTCGACTGGGATATTAAAGATAATTTGGGATATACTccattattttctttgctTCGAAGTTATGACCATCCCCAATATGAGATACTTGTAGACATATCACTAAGGCTTTGCATCAGCTCCTATTCACTGAAGCACTTATCTTTTGATTTCTATTATCATGTGGATAAGAAGGGGAACAGCCTTTTacatattttgaaaagcaACTTAAAAGAAGTgcttcaattaaaaaacattgATGTGAATGCGAGAAACTCCTCTGGAATGACTCCATTAATGgtattttccaaatataaTAGGGTTCAAAATATTAGAGATATCGTAACAGATGATCGTGTCATGTTACACGCAAGAGTAGATAGTccaaaaaagtatattgGCATGTCCTGCTTTGATTTTGTGAAATCGCCTGTGATAATGGATATATTGGGTAGAAACATAATACCGTTTAAGGATATGGAGAGAAAGCCTGTCTTTTTATCCCTTAGATTGGAAGGTACCACTTGGGTCTTATCTATGTCTTTAAAGGGAAATAATAGAGAGGTTCTTGTGACCAAGCATAGTCTAAAATGTTTTAAGGCATTTGTCTTTCtccataaaaaaaagtacaagtattcttttttgtcaCATGATATAATTTTGAACAATATACCTATATCAACGGAAAAAAGTGAAATGCTACTTGGTGACTTTAGAAAACTTCAAATTAACAAGATATTTAGTTACTGGgataaaattgtttttggaATATGTTTAAATGACAAGGATTTTCTGGATGGATTGCTATTAAACGATCATCAAATGGTTAAGTacttaaaacaaaaagtcAACGAAGTTGATGCTCAAAAGTCCGTAAGGCATGTACCAAGTGCTAAGTACAAATTGATGAACAATGAAGAAGTTCTGAGcattaaaatgtttttaagaTTTGCAATAAATGAATTGcacaatttaaaaaaagaggtatcaattttgaaaaagctGTTAATTTTCTAtccattaaaaatgaaagataTAGTCGAATCAGATTATatcttattaaaaaagattatgGAACCATTATACGGCAAGATTTTTGATTCTACTTTTGAAACGCTTAAAACCGacattttgaaattacATGATTATCCATTTTCAGAATCCATTCTAGcggtaaattttttttatatatgcattgaaaaattaattactaaaatacaaaaatcaACCACAACCACGATTCAAAGCTGGTTTCTTTTACATGTAGAATATctagaaaatgaaaagcaATATAATCGGTCAAACCCGgactataaaaaaagtggTGGTCAGGTATGGCCTACGATGGTAGAAGATTACTTAGAGGAAAATAGACAAATGTATAAGAATAAAGCTTATATTAGCCTCAAGAATGCATTTGAAAAGTTACGTACGATTGATACACAGCTACGCAATGAACATGTAAATTTGGCtgaagaaattaataattttatggcatcaaaaaatacttttttgtttagcACGGTAATTGTTGACATTAGCAAGAAAATGTTAGTATCTCAAAAGGGAAAGCTCTTAAAGTTGAAGCAAATCAAAGATAGAATTGGAAAGTTATAA
- the CIN8 gene encoding kinesin motor protein CIN8 (similar to Saccharomyces cerevisiae YEL061C | CIN8 | Chromosome INstability) produces the protein MSIKQIDTNINSNKNEEELNILVAVRCRSRNKREVEAKSPVVVTVPDIMGKNEVIINTSGDIGIAAQLTSKKYLVDKVFGPSADQNLIFQEIANPLFTEFVKGYNCTVLVYGMTSTGKTYTMTGDENLRNGELVDEAGIIPRILFKLFDHLKSDQQNSDFIVKCSFIELYNEELKDLLAYPISTTISDSNVKKLKIFDSNPKNSRNHTYKAKRYVHNTDAANNTMKRKSFTRSTPSISNSRRSSLSRISSRNSSSLSFQDNNATTNGTRERNNDTGIYIQNLQEFEISSAQQGIRLLQRGLKLRQVASTKMNDFSSRSHTIFTILLYKKTNDRDEMYRISKMNLVDLAGSENINKSGAQNQRIKEAGSINQSLLTLGRVINSLADKNPHVPFRESKLTRLLQDSLGGNTKTALIATISPAQMNFDETSSTLEYATKAKNIKNKPEMGELLLKDILVKNLATELSKLKADLYNTKNKEGIYLESENYDELMRDYENSKTEVIEAKRLIKYLKSQNEEYLKEKQKFIGKLELQKKKILELNTVIDYIYEKMDKQHKNEENLVDHAKQLAEAITLMQDTVNYYNEDKRNSKNRIKEILDNTLWEIQGNIDQYLSRIQDILETNIGTHEVEEVIVSSADRPRNTTTLIESIKKDVMETFQKIKSKNVQEIQNVVDTQVDVSTKDLDDITSHIENLKQVTAKQICNITTGLSEISEYCNEFRYILNEDLFNVDCEAVISPLLLTTYTHLTEDSNELLASMKKLMEDHLQNSKTMLMDSLKHITTDLVASENKALNPTRLKLDETIEKINHSDSLNNKFEINFKNSITCIQETLQKNKTTNAEFKNLVKIQLDSLDKECAKLSDAKEGSRFFSGLNELSSSQDMMKLELKSNLGHYQSIRKNIKDMGDSLEKLIENNDNKNKENESTLDKILKHIEYKQLKPVGSTGKTPLRPMVPIENGISHASVNQPGETTIIKRHNNTAQSPTILRKRTHILDDDVKSDIVEESEMGILNKRNKVIE, from the coding sequence ATGAGtattaaacaaattgaTACCAATATcaatagcaataaaaacgaagaagaattaaatatacTTGTAGCTGTGAGATGCAGAAGTAGGAATAAACGTGAGGTTGAGGCTAAAAGTCCAGTTGTAGTGACCGTACCTGATATAATGGGAAAGAATGAAGTAATAATTAATACATCTGGCGATATTGGAATAGCGGCACAACTCACCTCCAAAAAATACCTTGTAGATAAAGTATTTGGACCAAGTGCAGATCAAAACCTTATTTTCCAAGAAATTGCAAATCCACTTTTTACAGAGTTTGTCAAAGGCTACAACTGTACTGTACTAGTATATGGTATGACATCTACTGGGAAAACATATACTATGACGGGGGATGAAAACTTGCGTAATGGAGAGCTAGTTGATGAAGCTGGAATTATACCTAGGATATTGTTCAAGCTTTTTGACCATTTAAAATCTGACCAGCAAAACTCAGATTTCATAGTAAAGTGTTCTTTCATCGAGCTATACAATGAAGAATTGAAAGATTTGTTAGCGTATCCAATATCAACGACTATATCGGACAGCAATGTTAAGaaactaaaaatttttgattcaAATCCTAAAAATAGTAGGAATCATACCTATAAAGCCAAAAGATATGTTCATAATACTGATGCTGCTAATAACACAATgaagagaaaaagttttactAGAAGCACACCTTCGATCTCGAACAGCAGACGATCTAGTCTTAGCCGTATCAGCAGTCGAAACAGTTCATCTTTATCATTTCAAGACAATAATGCCACGACTAATGGTACCAGAGAAAGAAACAATGACACTGGCATTTACATACAAAATTTACAAGAATTTGAAATAAGCTCGGCGCAGCAAGGAATCAGGTTATTACAAAGAGGTTTAAAATTAAGACAAGTAGCATCCACCAAAATGAACGATTTTTCAAGTAGATCTCACACTATATTTACGATACTGTTGTACAAAAAAACGAATGATCGCGATGAGATGTACAGGATTTCAAAAATGAATTTAGTAGATTTAGCAGGCTCAGAAAACATTAATAAATCGGGAGCACAAAACCAGAGAATTAAAGAAGCTGGTTCGATAAATCAAAGTCTATTAACGTTAGGAAGAGTAATAAATTCATTGGCTGACAAAAATCCACACGTCCCCTTTAGAGAATCGAAGCTAACACGATTATTGCAAGACTCTCTAGGTGGGAATACCAAAACTGCATTGATAGCCACGATATCACCAGCCCAGATGAATTTTGATGAAACAAGTAGTACCTTAGAATATGCAACCAAGGccaaaaacattaaaaataaaccgGAAATGGGTGAACTTCTTTTAAAAGACATACtagtaaaaaatttagCTACCGAACTCTCCAAGCTCAAGGCAGATTTGTATAacactaaaaataaagaggGGATTTATTTAGAGTCGGAAAATTATGATGAATTGATGAGGGATTATGAAAATTCTAAAACAGAAGTCATAGAAGCTAAGAggttgataaaatatttgaagtCTCAGAATGAggaatatttaaaagagaAGCAAAAGTTTATAGGAAAACTTGagcttcaaaaaaaaaaaattttggaatTAAATACAGTGATTGATTacatatatgaaaaaatgGACAAACAACATAAAAACGAAGAGAATTTGGTAGACCATGCCAAACAATTGGCCGAAGCTATAACTTTGATGCAGGATACTGTTAATTATTACAATGAAGACAAGAGAAATTCTAAAAATAGgattaaagaaattttagATAATACCCTCTGGGAAATACAAGGTAATATAGATCAGTATTTATCGAGAATACAAGACATACTAGAAACAAACATTGGTACACATGAGGTAGAGGAAGTGATCGTTTCATCTGCTGACCGCCCTCGAAACACAACAACACTAATCGAAtcgataaaaaaagatgtcATGGAAACATTTCAGAAAATCAAATCTAAAAATGTCCAAGAAATTCAAAATGTGGTAGACACTCAAGTGGATGTTTCAACCAAAGATCTTGATGATATTACTTCTcatattgaaaatttaaagcaGGTGACAGCAAAGCAAATATGTAATATTACTACCGGGTTAAGCGAAATAAGTGAATATTGTAACGAATTCCGTTATATTTTGAATGAAGATCTATTTAACGTGGATTGTGAAGCAGTTAtatcaccattattattgacaACCTATACTCATTTAACTGAAGATTCTAATGAATTATTGGCTAGTATGAAGAAATTGATGGAAGATCATTTACAAAACAGCAAAACCATGCTTATGGACTCGTTGAAGCATATAACAACAGATTTAGTTGCCTCTGAAAACAAAGCATTAAATCCAACAAGACTGAAATTAGATGAGACTatagaaaaaatcaatCATTCTGAttcattaaataataaatttgaaatcaattttaaaaattcaataactTGCATCCAAGAAACActtcaaaaaaacaaaactacGAATGctgaatttaaaaacttgGTCAAAATCCAATTAGATAGCTTAGATAAAGAATGTGCAAAATTAAGCGATGCAAAAGAAGGTTCCCGATTTTTTTCTGGTTTAAACGAGTTATCTTCGTCACAAGATATGATGAAATTAGAACTAAAATCGAACTTGGGCCATTACCAATCAATTCGAAAAAATATCAAGGATATGGGTGATAGTTTGGAAAAGTTGatagaaaataatgacaacaaaaacaaagaaaatgaatCAACCCTAGACAAAATACTTAAGCATATAGAGTATAAACAGTTAAAACCGGTTGGTTCCACAGGGAAAACACCATTGAGACCAATGGTTCCCATAGAGAATGGAATATCGCACGCATCTGTTAACCAACCAGGGGAGACTACTATCATAAAAAGACACAATAATACAGCACAAAGCCCTACCATCCTAAGAAAACGGACACATATATTGGATGACGATGTTAAATCTGATATTGTTGAGGAAAGCGAAATGGGTATTCTAAACAAAAGGAATAAAGTTATagagtga
- the SGT2 gene encoding Sgt2p (similar to Saccharomyces cerevisiae YOR007C | SGT2 | Small Glutamine-rich Tetratricopeptide repeat-containing protein): MSAENKAIAALIIDFLTAVTGKKQVSEDSIDSLNVAIDCISESFEIERDDVSSIIKNKFDGRSLAELIGQKPAVIPVAPASAAPVVDGTVDINIDEEEELETKAKAETLKLEGNKAMAARDFKLAVQKYTEAIDTLATNPIYYANRAAAYSSLKEYDNAVNDAKTAIQLDPSYSKGYSRLGFAQYALNKPEEAVEAYKKVLDLEGDKATDVMKRDYETAKKKVESSLQGDVAISKDINDTQESAGASTAGTGAGGLPDMSSLLGGGLSGLLNNPQVMQAAEQMMKNPGALQDMMNNPAIKQMAEKFSSGGGMPSMGDLMNDPALKDMAGKMFGGGKK, translated from the coding sequence ATGTCTGCTGAAAACAAGGCCATTGCCGCATTAATTATCGACTTTTTAACCGCTGTAACTGGCAAGAAACAAGTAAGCGAAGATAGCATCGACTCTTTAAACGTTGCAATTGATTGTATTTCCGAGTCTTTTGAAATAGAGAGGGATGATGTCAgttctattattaaaaacaagtTCGATGGCCGTTCATTAGCTGAGCTAATCGGACAAAAACCTGCCGTTATCCCTGTTGCCCCCGCCTCTGCTGCCCCTGTTGTTGATGGAACTGTTGACATTAACATTgatgaggaagaagaattgGAAACCAAAGCCAAAGCTGAAACTCTGAAATTAGAAGGTAACAAGGCTATGGCTGCTAGAGATTTTAAATTAGCCGTCCAAAAGTATACTGAAGCTATTGATACATTAGCCACTAATCCAATCTATTATGCAAATAGAGCTGCCGCTTATTCTTCTTTGAAAGAATACGATAACGCTGTAAATGATGCTAAGACTGCTATACAGCTTGACCCAAGCTACTCTAAGGGTTACTCCAGATTAGGGTTTGCTCAGTATGCTTTAAATAAACCGGAAGAAGCTGTGGAGGCCTACAAAAAAGTTCTAGATTTGGAGGGTGACAAAGCCACAGATGTTATGAAGAGAGATTACGAAACTGCCAAAAAGAAAGTTGAAAGTTCTTTGCAAGGTGACGTAGCTATTTCCAAAGACATTAATGACACTCAAGAATCTGCTGGTGCTTCTACCGCTGGCACAGGTGCTGGTGGTTTGCCAGATATGTCCAGTTTATTAGGCGGCGGGTTGTCTGGGTTATTGAATAATCCGCAAGTTATGCAAGCTGCTGAGCAAATGATGAAGAACCCAGGTGCCTTGCAAGACATGATGAATAATCCAGCTATTAAACAAATGGCAGAAAAATTCTCTTCAGGTGGCGGTATGCCAAGCATGGGTGACCTAATGAATGATCCAGCATTAAAAGATATGGCTGGTAAGATGTTTGGTGGCGGAAAGAAGTAa